From a region of the uncultured Draconibacterium sp. genome:
- a CDS encoding family 43 glycosylhydrolase produces the protein MKQIRILGSIALLSLLLSSAVTAQVGKPFIHDPSTIMECDGKYYTFGTGRGGLISEDGWVWNGGGVRPGGGAAPDAMKIGDRYLVVYGATGGGLGGGHDGRILTMWNKTLDPNSPDFEYTEPIEVVRSEGMEDNDAIDPGLLLDPTTGRLWCSYGTYFGFIRLIELDPETGKRVEGNEPLDIAIDCEATTMMYRNGWYYLLGTHGTCCDGTNSTYNIVVGRSKKVTGPYVDNMGREMLKGGGKMVIAAGGRVTGPGHFGLINIDEGVQKMSCHFEADLEQSGRSVLGIRPLLWKKDWPVAGDPFKEGTYEIESERRGYALELVVDFVRMPRGTRGFWHDSDEPVEPIASQTLEDVIDTWPTGDIGVRIGDYMFRPHQRWTITAVPEAGGYLGGPYYKIVIEGTERALAATAEAEVIAVPEFTGADEQLWRIEQLIDGTFRIMPKVVPNSNKKLALVSSGDSTPTLAEFDFNTDNSKWNFRDH, from the coding sequence ATGAAACAAATCAGAATATTGGGCTCAATAGCCCTTTTATCATTGTTATTAAGCAGTGCAGTAACGGCACAAGTAGGGAAACCATTTATACACGACCCTTCAACGATAATGGAATGCGACGGAAAGTATTATACTTTCGGAACAGGCAGAGGTGGTTTAATATCTGAAGATGGTTGGGTATGGAACGGCGGGGGAGTAAGACCCGGCGGCGGTGCTGCACCTGACGCTATGAAGATTGGTGATCGCTACCTTGTAGTTTATGGTGCAACCGGTGGTGGTCTTGGAGGCGGACACGACGGAAGAATCTTAACCATGTGGAACAAAACGCTTGATCCAAATTCTCCTGATTTTGAATATACAGAACCTATTGAGGTGGTAAGATCAGAAGGTATGGAAGATAACGATGCCATTGATCCGGGCTTATTGCTCGATCCTACTACGGGACGCTTATGGTGTTCGTACGGAACTTATTTTGGATTCATTCGCCTTATTGAGCTTGATCCTGAAACAGGGAAACGTGTTGAAGGTAATGAACCACTAGATATTGCCATCGACTGCGAAGCCACTACAATGATGTACCGTAACGGATGGTATTATCTGCTGGGTACACACGGAACCTGCTGCGATGGTACGAATTCTACTTACAATATCGTAGTTGGCCGTTCAAAAAAAGTAACCGGCCCGTACGTCGACAATATGGGAAGAGAAATGCTTAAAGGTGGTGGAAAAATGGTTATTGCTGCCGGTGGTAGAGTTACCGGTCCAGGACATTTCGGTTTAATAAATATCGATGAAGGTGTTCAAAAAATGTCATGTCATTTTGAAGCTGATTTAGAACAAAGTGGACGCAGTGTACTGGGTATCCGTCCATTGCTTTGGAAAAAAGACTGGCCTGTTGCCGGTGATCCTTTTAAAGAAGGAACATACGAAATTGAATCGGAAAGAAGAGGTTATGCTTTGGAATTGGTGGTTGATTTTGTACGTATGCCACGTGGAACACGCGGATTTTGGCATGATTCAGACGAACCGGTTGAACCTATTGCATCACAAACTTTAGAAGATGTAATTGACACCTGGCCAACGGGAGATATTGGTGTAAGAATTGGTGATTATATGTTCCGTCCGCACCAACGATGGACCATTACTGCAGTACCTGAAGCCGGTGGATACTTGGGCGGGCCTTACTATAAAATAGTTATTGAAGGTACAGAACGTGCATTGGCAGCAACAGCAGAAGCTGAAGTAATTGCTGTTCCGGAATTTACTGGTGCCGACGAGCAATTGTGGAGAATAGAGCAATTGATTGACGGAACGTTCAGAATAATGCCTAAGGTCGTTCCCAATTCAAATAAGAAGCTGGCGTTGGTATCTTCGGGTGATAGTACACCTACTCTTGCTGAATTTGATTTTAACACCGACAATTCGAAATGGAATTTTAGAGATCATTAA